CGAAAGTTAAACCAACCTAACACTATCAGCAGCACCGTCTGCCAGGCCAACAGCCGGTAAAAGCTCCCTACAGCTTGGTCAGGAAGATCCTTCTGAACCATGGCTATCTCTCCTTAAGAGCTTAAGCGGCGAAAGTCAAAAAATATATCGAACAAGCCGACGAAAAACAACGCCTGTCCAAACAAGGGAGTGATGAAAGTGAGCACGGCTACCAGTACTTTTAAACCCTTGGGTAGCTGATAAGTCTCCATAAAGTGCCAGGCAACGGCCAGCCCTTGGATCAGAAGGGCCAGTTGAAAAATGGCTTGTATATTCAGTCCTATATGTTTCAAGATCTCATGGGCGGTGTAATTGGCGGCCAGAACAAAAACTATCCCGGCCAAATAGCCGACAGCAGCGGTTCGCGGTAACCTCCAGCCGGCAAACGGCGGAAAGCCGGGGTAAGCGATCCCGAGACGAGCCAGAATCGACCGCGACAGTAAGAAATTAACCACGGCTAAGATGACACTGCCGGCCACCATGGCCATGGGCAGAAGGTAGCGCATCATACTCATACTCTGACTGAGCATGGCTTCCATTTGCTTGAGGGCATCCCCGCTGATACCCAGTCGCCGGTAGAGATTCATAGTGGTCTCCAGCGAATCTTGGTAGATGCCAAAGTAGCTTTCCAGGGGATTAATTCCCATGACAAACAAAGATAAGGCAAAGAGCAGGAGCAACGAAATAAGCAAGGCAATGGCTCCCAGCCCCACCACCCTCAGCGGGGTAAGGCGGCGCCG
The nucleotide sequence above comes from Bacillota bacterium. Encoded proteins:
- a CDS encoding YybS family protein, with product MAPKRSTRSLVEAAFLAALTVVFCLATIYLPILGLFTGFFWPIPIVLLGVRHDLRLSILATVVAGIIVAILAGPLTAISMFLGLGVLGLVLGTAMRRRLTPLRVVGLGAIALLISLLLLFALSLFVMGINPLESYFGIYQDSLETTMNLYRRLGISGDALKQMEAMLSQSMSMMRYLLPMAMVAGSVILAVVNFLLSRSILARLGIAYPGFPPFAGWRLPRTAAVGYLAGIVFVLAANYTAHEILKHIGLNIQAIFQLALLIQGLAVAWHFMETYQLPKGLKVLVAVLTFITPLFGQALFFVGLFDIFFDFRRLSS